A window of the Salvelinus sp. IW2-2015 linkage group LG3, ASM291031v2, whole genome shotgun sequence genome harbors these coding sequences:
- the LOC111953381 gene encoding LOW QUALITY PROTEIN: N(6)-adenosine-methyltransferase subunit METTL3 (The sequence of the model RefSeq protein was modified relative to this genomic sequence to represent the inferred CDS: inserted 4 bases in 3 codons; deleted 3 bases in 2 codons; substituted 3 bases at 3 genomic stop codons) produces MAASSLLLKFSVQELFEVSXPSMGTSSSTLVISVDHTQLWAMIGGGGLSXRMGPQWKAEDQAHHKCPKGSSAPLQNPPSPLPTSSTTLAPASSFQLVGXSDWKAVREMGGADKQGRTRKRKTPHLDMEIESLLNXKSTKKQQSKKMSRANLELLNTSTAKEQSIVEKFRSRXQVQEFCGHGTKKLCLRSGFTPQACTKQHFRPVFSPLXRIINKHTDESLEDCSFLSTCFHMDTCKICPLGDRQPPEAEGGLMGSQAWDMEVGLYQGEEDXNVGKLFTSQWICCGIRVLGKLSVVMADPPPWDIHMGLPYGTLTDNEMRKLHTQFLQDDRFLFLWVTVRYLHQSDVWNSVTNRPISCQETSTC; encoded by the exons ATGGCTGCATCGAGTCTGCTGCTCAAGTTCTCTGTCCAGGAGCTCTTTGAAGTAAGCTAGCCGTCTATGGGCACCTCTTCCTCCACACTAGTCATCTCtgtggac cacacacaactctgggCCATGATTGGGGGTGGGGGCCTTA TCAGAATGGGGCCCCAGTGGAAAGCAGAGGACCAAGCCCACCATAAATGTCCAAAAGGCTCATCCGCTCCTCTTCAGAACCCACCCTCCCCTCTGCCCACTTCTTCCACCACACTGGCACCGGCTTCCTCCTTCCAGCTAGTTG CCTCTGATTGGAAGGCTGTCCGAGAAATGGGCGGGGCAGATAAACAGGGCAGGACCAGGAAGMGGAAGACGCCTCACCTGGACATGGAGATTGAGAGCCTGCTGAACTAGAAATCCACCAAGAAGCAGCAGAGCAAGAAG atgAGCAGAGCGAATCTGGAGCTGCTGAACACCAGCACAGCTAAAGAACAGTCCATTGTTGAGAAGTTCCGGTCGCG TCAGGTCCAAGAGTTCTGTGGCCACGGGACCAAAAAGTTGTGTCTGCGGTCTGGATTCACACCCCAGGCTTGCACCAAGCAGCATTTCCG CCCAgtcttctctcccctctgacGCATCATCAACAAGCATACAGACGAGAGTCTTGAAGACTGCTCTTTCCTCAGCACCTGTTTCCACATGGACACCTGTAAAATATGTCCACTAGGGGATCGACAGCCTCCAGAGGCAGAGGGGGGTCTGATGGGTTCCCAAGCTTGGGACATGGAGGTGGGACTATACCAGGGGGAAGAAGACYGAAACGTGGGGAAACTGTTCACCTCTCAG TGGATCTGTTGTGGCATCCGCGTCCTGGGAAAGTTATCTGTGGTGATGgccgac ccccccccctgggACATCCACATGGGGCTGCCCTATGGAACTCTGACGGACAACGAGATGAGGAAGCTCCACACCCAATTCCTCCAGGACGACCGCTTCCTTTTCCTCTGGGTGACAGTCAGGTACCTCCACCAATCAGATGTGTGGAATAGTGTTACTAATCGACCAATCAGCTGCCAGGAAACCAGTACATGCTAA